The Candidatus Dormiibacterota bacterium genome contains a region encoding:
- a CDS encoding fimbria/pilus periplasmic chaperone, with protein sequence MFLALLLAATGFASASPALPRWHITANRLDVPAGNLAADFTIANDDRVNERFEITAYSWNQHDGAETRRVDVDDVLIFPRLLELAPGESRRIRVGVLRSDPSVESDYRIAVEQLFDPQRDRSGIHFLLAYNLPLFVAPQRSIFNARIAGVSARSRTLYVTVSNGGNVHVFVRRAVVRWRGASSAYGQPFYVLPHATMGFAAVVHRCGTGLVTIVPDKESHLAPLTASLSIPCP encoded by the coding sequence TTGTTTCTCGCCCTGCTCTTGGCAGCGACCGGCTTCGCTTCCGCGTCGCCGGCGCTGCCCAGGTGGCACATCACCGCCAACCGGCTCGACGTTCCGGCCGGCAACCTCGCCGCCGACTTCACGATCGCGAACGACGACCGCGTCAACGAGCGCTTCGAGATCACCGCCTACTCCTGGAATCAGCATGACGGCGCCGAGACGCGCCGGGTCGACGTCGACGACGTCCTGATCTTCCCGCGCCTGCTCGAGCTTGCACCGGGCGAAAGCAGGCGCATTCGCGTCGGGGTCCTCAGAAGCGATCCGTCAGTCGAGTCGGATTACCGTATCGCCGTCGAGCAGCTTTTCGATCCGCAAAGGGACCGGTCGGGAATCCATTTTCTCCTTGCATACAACCTGCCGCTGTTCGTCGCTCCGCAGCGCTCGATATTCAACGCACGTATCGCCGGCGTCTCCGCTCGCTCGAGGACGCTCTATGTTACCGTCAGCAACGGGGGTAACGTTCACGTGTTCGTGCGAAGGGCAGTCGTGAGATGGCGTGGGGCGTCATCGGCGTATGGCCAACCGTTCTACGTGTTGCCGCACGCAACGATGGGATTCGCCGCGGTCGTGCATCGCTGCGGCACCGGCCTCGTCACGATCGTACCGGACAAGGAGTCGCACCTTGCGCCGCTGACGGCATCGCTCTCGATTCCGTGCCCCTAG
- a CDS encoding spore coat U domain-containing protein encodes MEHTALQLKRLLGGIALATFATAAPALAGGGGSLPANETYINVSAQVTASCAVTVVAQPATFQVVPGQALGQETGSLGVNCTNATPYAIELGPGAYGVDGATPTRYMCNSNCNGTNAPADGIAYQIFQDSAETAPWGDAVGTNTVGGTGRGMGSADAINVPFYVDSPPGQSISNEVVAGSASYYSDQVLVTVSY; translated from the coding sequence ATGGAACACACAGCACTTCAGCTCAAACGACTCCTCGGCGGCATCGCGCTCGCCACCTTCGCAACCGCGGCGCCGGCTCTCGCGGGCGGCGGCGGATCGTTGCCCGCAAACGAAACGTATATCAACGTCAGCGCGCAAGTCACGGCGAGCTGCGCGGTCACCGTCGTCGCACAACCGGCGACGTTCCAGGTCGTTCCCGGTCAAGCGCTCGGTCAAGAGACCGGCAGTCTCGGCGTGAACTGCACGAACGCTACGCCGTACGCCATCGAACTCGGACCGGGTGCCTACGGCGTGGACGGCGCGACGCCGACCCGCTACATGTGCAACTCGAACTGCAACGGGACCAACGCACCTGCCGACGGCATCGCCTATCAAATCTTCCAAGATTCCGCGGAAACCGCGCCGTGGGGCGATGCCGTCGGCACGAATACCGTGGGCGGCACGGGTCGGGGCATGGGGTCCGCCGATGCAATCAACGTGCCGTTCTACGTCGACTCCCCGCCGGGCCAAAGCATCAGCAACGAGGTCGTAGCGGGATCGGCAAGTTACTATTCCGATCAGGTGCTCGTCACCGTATCGTACTGA
- a CDS encoding 6-phosphofructokinase: protein MSDTLAILVGGGPAPGINGVIASAAMEAFSCGLRAIGIYDGYRDLAAGREPQTVELTFDQVSRIHTTGGSILRTSRTNPARDDAALEHCVAALDSLHVRYLVCIGGDDTTFGAAKIAEKMRGRVGVATVPKTIDNDLPLPDNAPTFGFETARSVGADILESLMEDARTTARWYVVVCMGRKSGALALGMCKAAGSTLAVLPEEFPEHTDLQAVIDTIVGAIVKRRSVGRRHGVAVVAEGIAERLPGEAFTAPENVGRDSFGNIRLADIPLGVVLRDGTRKRLEEIGVDSIVHAKDIGYELRCAKPVPFDVDYTRTLGFGAVRYLIEGGSGALIALSGGNVQPIALGDLLDPKTGRIRTRLVDTTTEAYRVARDYMVRLEPPDFSDGAKLASLAAQTRLQPSEFRAIFERVALP, encoded by the coding sequence ATGAGCGACACCCTTGCGATTCTCGTCGGAGGCGGACCAGCGCCCGGCATCAACGGCGTCATCGCCTCGGCCGCAATGGAAGCGTTCAGCTGCGGGCTGCGCGCGATCGGGATCTACGACGGCTATCGCGACCTCGCCGCGGGCCGCGAGCCGCAGACGGTCGAGCTCACCTTCGATCAGGTGTCACGCATCCACACCACCGGCGGATCGATCCTGCGAACGTCGCGTACGAACCCCGCGCGAGACGATGCGGCGCTCGAGCACTGCGTCGCAGCGCTCGACTCCTTGCACGTTCGCTATCTCGTTTGCATCGGAGGAGACGACACCACGTTCGGCGCGGCAAAGATCGCCGAGAAGATGCGCGGGCGCGTCGGGGTCGCCACCGTTCCCAAGACCATCGATAACGATCTTCCGCTACCCGACAACGCGCCGACGTTCGGATTCGAAACGGCACGTTCGGTCGGCGCCGATATTCTCGAGAGCCTCATGGAGGATGCGCGTACGACCGCGCGCTGGTACGTCGTGGTCTGCATGGGGCGCAAGTCCGGAGCATTGGCGCTGGGCATGTGCAAAGCCGCGGGCTCGACGCTCGCCGTTCTTCCCGAAGAGTTCCCGGAGCACACGGACCTTCAAGCGGTCATCGATACGATCGTCGGAGCGATCGTCAAGCGCCGTTCCGTGGGACGCCGGCACGGCGTCGCGGTGGTCGCCGAGGGCATCGCCGAGCGTCTTCCGGGCGAGGCGTTCACGGCGCCGGAGAACGTCGGGCGCGACTCCTTCGGGAACATTCGGCTCGCCGACATCCCGCTTGGCGTCGTCCTGCGCGACGGCACGCGCAAGCGGCTCGAAGAGATCGGCGTCGACTCCATCGTGCACGCCAAGGACATCGGCTACGAGCTGCGCTGCGCCAAGCCGGTGCCGTTCGACGTCGATTACACGCGCACGCTCGGCTTCGGCGCGGTGCGCTACCTGATCGAGGGCGGCAGCGGCGCGCTCATCGCGCTCTCCGGCGGAAACGTGCAGCCGATCGCGCTCGGCGATCTCCTCGATCCCAAGACCGGGCGAATTCGCACCCGCTTGGTCGACACGACCACCGAGGCCTATCGCGTCGCGCGGGACTACATGGTGCGGCTCGAGCCGCCGGACTTCAGCGACGGCGCAAAGCTTGCATCGCTCGCCGCGCAAACGCGCCTCCAGCCTAGCGAGTTTCGCGCCATCTTCGAGCGCGTCGCCTTACCCTGA
- a CDS encoding SDR family oxidoreductase, giving the protein MHTKVMQLSGKRAVVTGGDTGIGAAIVRALAAEGVSVVIDYVKDPIPARALADELSLAGHGASVCAANVDDADDVDRLIAHAVTVFGGLDILVNNAGIESRHPFVETPNDVWQREIAVNLTGPFLCGKAAAKQMIGQARGGRIVNISSIHEDVAAPTNAPYCAAKGGLRMLMRTMAVELAPHGITVNNVAPGAIDTPMDAATKHDRKLDEALLREIPLHRWGKPEEIAGLVVWLCSESAAYVTGATMVIDGGMMRQAGSL; this is encoded by the coding sequence TTGCACACCAAAGTCATGCAGTTATCTGGTAAGCGCGCTGTCGTCACCGGAGGCGATACGGGGATCGGAGCGGCCATCGTGCGTGCTCTGGCAGCCGAAGGCGTTAGCGTCGTCATCGATTACGTCAAAGACCCGATCCCGGCACGGGCTCTCGCCGACGAGCTTTCGCTCGCCGGGCACGGCGCAAGCGTATGCGCCGCGAATGTCGACGATGCGGACGACGTCGACAGGTTGATTGCTCATGCCGTCACCGTCTTCGGCGGGCTGGATATTCTCGTGAACAACGCCGGCATAGAATCGCGCCATCCATTCGTGGAAACGCCGAACGACGTGTGGCAAAGGGAGATCGCGGTGAATCTCACGGGGCCCTTTCTGTGCGGCAAGGCGGCTGCGAAACAGATGATCGGCCAAGCGCGGGGTGGTCGAATCGTCAATATCTCTTCCATCCATGAAGACGTCGCTGCCCCGACGAACGCGCCGTACTGCGCGGCGAAGGGTGGCCTGCGAATGCTCATGCGCACGATGGCCGTCGAACTGGCGCCGCATGGGATAACCGTTAACAACGTCGCCCCGGGTGCAATCGATACGCCGATGGATGCGGCGACGAAACACGATCGAAAGCTGGACGAGGCCCTTCTTCGCGAGATCCCTCTGCACCGGTGGGGAAAGCCCGAGGAGATCGCCGGGCTCGTCGTTTGGCTTTGCAGCGAGTCGGCCGCCTACGTCACGGGAGCGACCATGGTGATCGACGGTGGCATGATGCGGCAAGCAGGGTCTTTGTAA